One genomic window of Micropterus dolomieu isolate WLL.071019.BEF.003 ecotype Adirondacks linkage group LG14, ASM2129224v1, whole genome shotgun sequence includes the following:
- the LOC123983482 gene encoding neurofilament medium polypeptide-like, which produces MDPESPVSRMERTLWTFWYYVTEAVNRFLRPEPTDIISNDPNSTQEPAVESEPANHAEGEASGRRVDEDQSLATASLLNPSRAAIAWELCTADIDLGPDEESIQCEAQLSRGSESKVSEEGEDTIEEHFTQKESSDAGLPIAKDAKEDEQEENGDRRLYTHGQDEMLENDEYEEYVSTRPLRLTGEAMSEEMEKIDGAGDEETESAMTPDDHQKRDENIGNIQVKEEDDKMRHIDEQDLVAEDIEVKLYTISDLSLEEDDMHIEEAKLQRDEADTEVMHDEVQSSDGVLLLASENENKSDGGARQVENQFSVCEELSDDDQDLKGDPGFTSLQAQLQMLHNKGGIEPEDELTVVEREHVMAHRSESDKAEDAKEEEDESTLDEREQGAAIGEENGNEAEKNQTADEVLEQEDTETVTEGREEEDILTCRGKIGQNAETELHTDEFTHVEEEEDVAKDTEVQTKTRETDDVETENSDVTTTEISGDGRFFDECQVEEERLSSDIGKKKSYMEIACTTTTVEPEGETGQEIIGEFQNIPHGKCEGRLVVSQELNYPAYEETQEGVPECNNETGPDENTTQWFLEVGVYKETQTTQLPEEVERKEPESLQNSGADHSLVMEHMEEEQDSTEDIKNSFDLVVEEHAGIPRLTDAELPQETEKPLVKPVIQESGLFFEAEEKKLSVDSVKTGVEHSEKKFETEVTLRDEADKTTKELQAAENENKSEEGARQVENQLSVCEELSDDNQDLKGDPGFTSLQAQLQMLHNKVGVVPEDELTVVGQEHVMAHRSESDKAEDAKEEEDESTLDEREQGAAIGEENGNEAEKNQTADEVLEQEDTETVTEGREEEDILTCRGKIGQNAETELHTDEFTHGEKEEDVAKDTEVQTKTRETDDLETENSDVTTTEISGDGRFFDKFETEVGLRDEADKTTKELQAAENENKSEEGARQVENQLSVCEELSDDDQDLKGDPGFTSLQAQLQILHNKVGVVPEDELTVVGQEHVMAHRSESDKDAKEEEDESTLDEREQGAAIGEENGNEAEKNQTADEVLEQEDTETVTEGREEEDILTCRGKIGQNAETELHTDEFTYGEKEEDVAKDTEVQTKTRETDDLETENSDVTTTEISGDGRFFDECQVEEERLSSDIGKKEETEKPLVEPVIQESGLFFEEEEEKLSVDSMKTGVEHSEKEFETEFGLRDEADKTTKELQDGTEELLVKFEIDEGLCYSKEAEAAAGHETTGAAATETT; this is translated from the exons ATGGACCCCGAGAGTCCCGTTTCCAGGATGGAGAGGACTTTGTGGACATTTTGG TACTACGTAACCGAAGCTGTGAACAGATTCCTCAGGCCAGAGCCCACTGACATCATTAGCAATGACCCAAACTCCACTCAGGAACCTGCAGTTGAGAGTGAGCCTGCTAATCACGCAGAGGGTGAGGCTAGCGGAAGGAGAGTTGATGAGGACCAGTCTCTTGCGACAGCCTCTTTGCTTAACCCATCTCGGGCAGCTATTGCCTGGGAACTTTGCACCGCAGACATCGACTTAGGGCCTGATGAGGAAAGCATACAGTGCGAAGCCCAGCTGAGCAGAGGCAGTGAGAGCAAAGTATCTGAGGAAGGTGAGGACACAATTGAGGAACATTTCACGCAAAAGGAAAGTAGTGATGCAGGGCTGCCCATCGCTAAAGATGCAAAAGAAGATGAACAAGAAGAAAATGGCGATCGGAGATTGTACACTCATGGACAAGATGAGATGCTGGAGAATGATGAGTATGAAGAATATGTGAGCACCAGGCCGCTAAGACTTACAGGTGAGGCAATGAGTGAGGAGATGGAGAAAATAGATGGAGCTGGTGATGAGGAGACGGAGAGCGCAATGACCCCGGATGATCATCAAAAAAGGGATGAAAACATAGGAAATATCCAAGTAAAGGAAGAAGATGATAAAATGCGCCATATAGATGAACAAGATTTGGTGGCAGAAGACATTGAGGTAAAACTCTATACAATCTCTGATTTGAGTTTAGAAGAGGATGATATGCACATAGAAGAGGCAAAGTTGCAGAGGGATGAGGCAGATACAGAGGTGATGCATGATGAAGTGCAAAGCAGTGATGGTGTGTTACTGCTGGcctctgaaaatgaaaacaagtctGATGGGGGAGCAAGGCAAGTTGAAAATCAGTTCTCAGTCTGTGAAGAGTTGTCTGATGATGACCAAGATCTCAAGGGAGACCCAGGCTTTACTTCACTGCAAGCTCAATTGCAAATGCTCCACAACAAAGGTGGCATTGAGCCTGAGGATGAGCTCACTGTTGTTGAACGAGAGCATGTGATGGCTCACAGAAGTGAAAGTGATAAAGCAGAGGATgcgaaagaggaggaggacgagagcACATTGGATGAGAGGGAGCAGGGCGCTGCCATTGGGGAAGAAAATGGGAATGAGGCTGAAAAAAACCAGACAGCAGATGAAGTGCTGGAGCAGGAAGACACTGAAACAGTTACAGAAGGCCgtgaagaagaagacattttaacatgcAGGGGAAAAATTGGGCAGAATGCTGAAACAGAGCTGCACACAGATGAATTCACAcatgtagaagaagaagaagatgtggCTAAGGACACTGAAGTCCAAACCAAAACTAGAGAGACAGATGATGTTGAAACAGAAAACTCAGATGTGACAACAACAGAGATTTCAGGAGATGGGAGATTTTTTGATGAATGTCAAGTAGAAGAGGAGAGGCTCTCCAGTGAcataggaaagaaaaaaagttacATGGAAATAGCATGTACTACCACCACAGTTGAGCCTGAAGGCGAGACTGGACAGGAAATAATCGGAGAGTTTCAAAATATTCCCCATGGGAAATGTGAAGGCCGGCTTGTTGTGTCGCAGGAGCTAAATTATCCAGCATACGAGGAAACACAAGAGGGAGTTCCTGAATGCAACAATGAGACTGGGCCAGatgaaaatacaacacaatGGTTCCTGGAAGTAGGAGTTTACAAGGAAACCCAGACCACCCAATTACCAGAAGAGGTGGAGAGGAAAGAGCCGGAGAGCCTTCAAAACAGTGGAGCTGACCATTCACTGGTGATGGAGCATATGGAAGAGGAACAAGACAGCACAGAAGATATTAAGAATAGCTTTGATTTGGTTGTGGAGGAGCATGCAGGAATACCGCGCCTTACTGATGCTGAATTGCCACAAGAAACGGAGAAACCACTTGTTAAACCTGTCATTCAAGAGTCAGGACTTTTCTTCGAGGCAGAGGAAAAAAAGTTGTCGGTTGACTCAGTAAAGACGGGGGTGGAACACTCAGAGAAGAAATTTGAGACGGAAGTCACCTTAAGAGATGAGGCTGacaagacaacaaaagagctgCAAGCCGCTGAAAATGAGAACAAGTCTGAAGAAGGAGCAAGGCAAGTTGAAAATCAGCTCTCTGTCTGTGAAGAGTTGTCTGATGACAACCAAGATCTCAAGGGAGACCCAGGCTTTACTTCACTCCAAGCTCAATTACAAATGCTCCACAACAAAGTTGGCGTTGTGCCTGAGGATGAGCTCACTGTTGTTGGACAAGAGCATGTGATGGCTCACAGAAGTGAAAGTGATAAAGCCGAGGATgcgaaagaggaggaggacgagagcACATTGGATGAGAGGGAGCAGGGCGCTGCCATTGGGGAAGAAAATGGGAATGAGGCTGAAAAAAACCAGACAGCAGATGAAGTGCTGGAGCAGGAAGACACTGAAACAGTTACAGAAGGCCgtgaagaagaagacattttaacatgcAGGGGAAAAATTGGGCAGAATGCTGAAACAGAGCTGCACACAGATGAATTCACAcatggagaaaaagaagaagatgtGGCTAAGGACACTGAAGTCCAAACCAAAACAAGAGAAACAGATGATCTTGAAACAGAAAACTCAGATGTGACAACAACAGAGATTTCAGGAGATGGGAGATTTTTTGATAAATTTGAGACGGAAGTCGGCTTAAGAGATGAGGCTGacaagacaacaaaagagctgCAAGCCGCTGAAAATGAGAACAAGTCTGAAGAAGGAGCAAGGCAAGTTGAAAATCAGCTCTCTGTCTGTGAAGAGTTGTCTGATGATGACCAAGATCTTAAGGGAGACCCAGGCTTTACTTCACTCCAAGCTCAATTACAAATACTCCACAACAAAGTTGGCGTTGTGCCTGAGGATGAGCTCACTGTTGTTGGACAAGAGCATGTGATGGCTCACAGAAGTGAAAGTGATAAA GATgcgaaagaggaggaggacgagagcACATTGGATGAGAGGGAGCAGGGCGCTGCCATTGGGGAAGAAAATGGGAATGAGGCTGAAAAAAACCAGACAGCAGATGAAGTGCTGGAGCAGGAAGACACTGAAACAGTTACAGAAGGCCgtgaagaagaagacattttaacatgcAGGGGGAAAATTGGGCAGAATGCTGAAACAGAGCTGCACACAGATGAATTCACAtatggagaaaaagaagaggatgTGGCTAAGGACACTGAAGTCCAAACCAAAACAAGAGAAACAGATGATCTTGAAACAGAAAACTCAGATGTGACAACAACAGAGATTTCAGGAGATGGGAGATTTTTTGATGAATGTCAAGTAGAAGAGGAGAGGCTCTCCAGTGACataggaaagaaagaagaaacgGAGAAACCACTTGTTGAACCTGTCATTCAAGAGTCAGGACTTTTCtttgaggaagaggaagaaaagttgTCGGTTGACTCAATGAAGACGGGGGTCGAACACTCAGAGAAGGAATTTGAGACGGAATTCGGCTTAAGAGATGAGGCTGacaagacaacaaaagagctgCAAGACGGGACTGAAGAGCTTTTGGTTAAATTTGAGATAGATGAAGGCCTATGTTATTCCAAAGAAGCTGAGGCCGCTGCGGGGCATGAGACcacaggagctgcagcaacagaa ACGACATAA
- the LOC123983381 gene encoding uncharacterized protein LOC123983381 isoform X3 → MQIKDAVEMLNLQVTGMAAELTTGRNEKENSLIAESELYRAVESLETRNLILDKTLEISNDEVLTDVEVTHVSTTTESKQKDLTRISTDDMANVTESEGSHAEETVSSISGRQDVIDEEILDLWLQTALPEDTDGIKQQEVSRQRIDMGIEPSNEEQDGISSVQTEKDKELLVESCSEKSEVVSDTDMSSSTVESGFLDQSLSEWGTQNNETQLLKSTSTGSFQGIYDLLANMSESADISELSKQQVNSGSQDSLMEETAATGQSNVLHPDSRVTSEAKHPNQELDKSQERVETVETETGSRKEINAEITDLARDDAWKDTEKADVKSLTEMSAPFKDEPLEITPCDSPDEIKHTETGQTISGSETSSVEGNVLTESVSQGDTYTDSEKLLKLPSLDKPQPGWSEDIADSFPGLNRAGVPTTESENQMEVDASVLDFTAQRSRIAVKNRRVRPPKDPRSLLHMPSADPTPSSHLPVKVPPGVPLGGLGIGIKLPGFGAGFPVLKKTRQVARDENSQETLPQYQQEPETKPEEKSDTPKQEEAQHKPKWMPPRHPGFGNPLMSELKTKLKKTTKE, encoded by the exons ATGCAGATCAAAGATGCAGTAGAAATGTTAAATCTGCAGGTAACGGGAATGGCAGCTGAGCTAACCACAGGAAGGAACGAAAAAGAAAATTCTTTGATAGCAGAATCTGAGTTGTATAGAGCAGTGGAGTCACTAGAGACAAGAAATCTAATATTAGACAAAACACTTGAGATAAGCAACGACGAGGTGTTAACAGATGTAGAAGTAACTCATGTATCAACAACAACCGAGTCCAAACAAAAAGATTTGACTAGAATATCAACAGATGATATGGCAAATGTGACAGAGTCAGAGGGGAGTCATGCTGAAGAAACGGTTAGCTCAATCAGTGGACGTCAAGATGTGATCGATGAAGAAATCCTTGACTTGTGGCTACAGACGGCGTTGCCAGAGGACACTGATGGCATAAAACAACAAGAAGTCAGTAGACAACGAATAGACATGGGAATAGAGCCATCAAATGAGGAACAAGATGGAATCTCAtcagtgcagacagagaaagataAAGAGCTGCTTGTGGAGTCATGTTCAGAGAAGTCTGAAGTAGTGAGTGACACAGATATGTCTTCATCAACAGTAGAGTCTGGATTTTTGGACCAGTCTCTCAGTGAATGGGGCACACAAAACAATGAAACTCAGCTATTGAAATCAACTAGCACTGGGTCATTTCAAGGCATATATGACTTGTTGGCTAATATGTCAGAATCAGCAGACATCTCTGAATTGTCTAAACAACAGGTTAACTCTGGATCTCAGGATTCATTGATGGAGGAAACGGCTGCGACAGGGCAATCAAATGTGCTTCACCCTGATTCAAGAGTTACATCAGAGGCTAAACATCCAAACCAAGAATTGGATAAATCACAAGAAAGAGTTGAAACAGTGGAGACTGAAACTGGATCACGGAAAGAGATTAATGCTGAGATAACAGATTTGGCACGGGATGATGCCTGGAAAGACACAGAAAAGGCAGATGTTAAGTCACTAACAGAAATGAGCGCTCCTTTCAAAGATGAGCCTCTCGAGATTACTCCGTGTGATTCTCCAGATGAAatcaaacacactgaaacagGACAAACTATAAGTGGCTCTGAGACTTCGTCAGTGGAGGGAAATGTGTTGACAGAATCGGTTTCACAAGGCGACACCTACACCGATTCCGAGAAGTTATTGAAGTTGCCCTCACTGGACAAACCACAGCCCGGATGGTCAGAAGACATTGCTGACTCATTTCCTGGACTGAACAGGGCTGGGGTGCCGACGACAGAGTCTGAAAATCAGATGGag GTCGACGCCTCTGTGCTGGACTTTACTGCGCAAAGGTCAAGAATTGCTGTTAAAAACCGTCGTGTAAGGCCCCCCAAAGATCCCCGCTCCCTGCTGCATATGCCCTCAGCGGATCCCACACCCTCTTCACATCTGCCAGTCAAAGTCCCTCCAGGTGTGCCTTTGGGAGGTTTGGGCATTGGAATAAAGCTGCCTG ggtTTGGTGCAGGTTTTCCTGTTTTAAAAAAGACGCGACAGGTGGCAAGAGATGAGAATAGCCAGGAAACCCTCCCACAG TATCAACAGGAACCTGAGACAAAGCCAGAGGAGAAGAGTGACACTCCCAAGCAAGAGGAGGCACAACACAAACCTAAATGGATGCCACCAAGACATCCAGG ATTTGGAAATCCACTTATGTCTGAACTGAAGACCAAACTGAAGAAAACCACAAAAGAGTGA
- the LOC123983381 gene encoding uncharacterized protein LOC123983381 isoform X1, with protein sequence MQIKDAVEMLNLQVTGMAAELTTGRNEKENSLIAESELYRAVESLETRNLILDKTLEISNDEVLTDVEVTHVSTTTESKQKDLTRISTDDMANVTESEGSHAEETVSSISGRQDVIDEEILDLWLQTALPEDTDGIKQQEVSRQRIDMGIEPSNEEQDGISSVQTEKDKELLVESCSEKSEVVSDTDMSSSTVESGFLDQSLSEWGTQNNETQLLKSTSTGSFQGIYDLLANMSESADISELSKQQVNSGSQDSLMEETAATGQSNVLHPDSRVTSEAKHPNQELDKSQERVETVETETGSRKEINAEITDLARDDAWKDTEKADVKSLTEMSAPFKDEPLEITPCDSPDEIKHTETGQTISGSETSSVEGNVLTESVSQGDTYTDSEKLLKLPSLDKPQPGWSEDIADSFPGLNRAGVPTTESENQMESLQVDASVLDFTAQRSRIAVKNRRVRPPKDPRSLLHMPSADPTPSSHLPVKVPPGVPLGGLGIGIKLPGFGAGFPVLKKTRQVARDENSQETLPQYQQEPETKPEEKSDTPKQEEAQHKPKWMPPRHPGFGNPLMSELKTKLKKTTKE encoded by the exons ATGCAGATCAAAGATGCAGTAGAAATGTTAAATCTGCAGGTAACGGGAATGGCAGCTGAGCTAACCACAGGAAGGAACGAAAAAGAAAATTCTTTGATAGCAGAATCTGAGTTGTATAGAGCAGTGGAGTCACTAGAGACAAGAAATCTAATATTAGACAAAACACTTGAGATAAGCAACGACGAGGTGTTAACAGATGTAGAAGTAACTCATGTATCAACAACAACCGAGTCCAAACAAAAAGATTTGACTAGAATATCAACAGATGATATGGCAAATGTGACAGAGTCAGAGGGGAGTCATGCTGAAGAAACGGTTAGCTCAATCAGTGGACGTCAAGATGTGATCGATGAAGAAATCCTTGACTTGTGGCTACAGACGGCGTTGCCAGAGGACACTGATGGCATAAAACAACAAGAAGTCAGTAGACAACGAATAGACATGGGAATAGAGCCATCAAATGAGGAACAAGATGGAATCTCAtcagtgcagacagagaaagataAAGAGCTGCTTGTGGAGTCATGTTCAGAGAAGTCTGAAGTAGTGAGTGACACAGATATGTCTTCATCAACAGTAGAGTCTGGATTTTTGGACCAGTCTCTCAGTGAATGGGGCACACAAAACAATGAAACTCAGCTATTGAAATCAACTAGCACTGGGTCATTTCAAGGCATATATGACTTGTTGGCTAATATGTCAGAATCAGCAGACATCTCTGAATTGTCTAAACAACAGGTTAACTCTGGATCTCAGGATTCATTGATGGAGGAAACGGCTGCGACAGGGCAATCAAATGTGCTTCACCCTGATTCAAGAGTTACATCAGAGGCTAAACATCCAAACCAAGAATTGGATAAATCACAAGAAAGAGTTGAAACAGTGGAGACTGAAACTGGATCACGGAAAGAGATTAATGCTGAGATAACAGATTTGGCACGGGATGATGCCTGGAAAGACACAGAAAAGGCAGATGTTAAGTCACTAACAGAAATGAGCGCTCCTTTCAAAGATGAGCCTCTCGAGATTACTCCGTGTGATTCTCCAGATGAAatcaaacacactgaaacagGACAAACTATAAGTGGCTCTGAGACTTCGTCAGTGGAGGGAAATGTGTTGACAGAATCGGTTTCACAAGGCGACACCTACACCGATTCCGAGAAGTTATTGAAGTTGCCCTCACTGGACAAACCACAGCCCGGATGGTCAGAAGACATTGCTGACTCATTTCCTGGACTGAACAGGGCTGGGGTGCCGACGACAGAGTCTGAAAATCAGATGGag TCATTGCAGGTCGACGCCTCTGTGCTGGACTTTACTGCGCAAAGGTCAAGAATTGCTGTTAAAAACCGTCGTGTAAGGCCCCCCAAAGATCCCCGCTCCCTGCTGCATATGCCCTCAGCGGATCCCACACCCTCTTCACATCTGCCAGTCAAAGTCCCTCCAGGTGTGCCTTTGGGAGGTTTGGGCATTGGAATAAAGCTGCCTG ggtTTGGTGCAGGTTTTCCTGTTTTAAAAAAGACGCGACAGGTGGCAAGAGATGAGAATAGCCAGGAAACCCTCCCACAG TATCAACAGGAACCTGAGACAAAGCCAGAGGAGAAGAGTGACACTCCCAAGCAAGAGGAGGCACAACACAAACCTAAATGGATGCCACCAAGACATCCAGG ATTTGGAAATCCACTTATGTCTGAACTGAAGACCAAACTGAAGAAAACCACAAAAGAGTGA
- the LOC123983381 gene encoding uncharacterized protein LOC123983381 isoform X2 yields MQIKDAVEMLNLQVTGMAAELTTGRNEKENSLIAESELYRAVESLETRNLILDKTLEISNDEVLTDVEVTHVSTTTESKQKDLTRISTDDMANVTESEGSHAEETVSSISGRQDVIDEEILDLWLQTALPEDTDGIKQQEVSRQRIDMGIEPSNEEQDGISSVQTEKDKELLVESCSEKSEVVSDTDMSSSTVESGFLDQSLSEWGTQNNETQLLKSTSTGSFQGIYDLLANMSESADISELSKQQVNSGSQDSLMEETAATGQSNVLHPDSRVTSEAKHPNQELDKSQERVETVETETGSRKEINAEITDLARDDAWKDTEKADVKSLTEMSAPFKDEPLEITPCDSPDEIKHTETGQTISGSETSSVEGNVLTESVSQGDTYTDSEKLLKLPSLDKPQPGWSEDIADSFPGLNRAGVPTTESENQMESLQVDASVLDFTAQRSRIAVKNRRVRPPKDPRSLLHMPSADPTPSSHLPVKVPPGVPLGGLGIGIKLPGFGAGFPVLKKTRQVARDENSQETLPQEPETKPEEKSDTPKQEEAQHKPKWMPPRHPGFGNPLMSELKTKLKKTTKE; encoded by the exons ATGCAGATCAAAGATGCAGTAGAAATGTTAAATCTGCAGGTAACGGGAATGGCAGCTGAGCTAACCACAGGAAGGAACGAAAAAGAAAATTCTTTGATAGCAGAATCTGAGTTGTATAGAGCAGTGGAGTCACTAGAGACAAGAAATCTAATATTAGACAAAACACTTGAGATAAGCAACGACGAGGTGTTAACAGATGTAGAAGTAACTCATGTATCAACAACAACCGAGTCCAAACAAAAAGATTTGACTAGAATATCAACAGATGATATGGCAAATGTGACAGAGTCAGAGGGGAGTCATGCTGAAGAAACGGTTAGCTCAATCAGTGGACGTCAAGATGTGATCGATGAAGAAATCCTTGACTTGTGGCTACAGACGGCGTTGCCAGAGGACACTGATGGCATAAAACAACAAGAAGTCAGTAGACAACGAATAGACATGGGAATAGAGCCATCAAATGAGGAACAAGATGGAATCTCAtcagtgcagacagagaaagataAAGAGCTGCTTGTGGAGTCATGTTCAGAGAAGTCTGAAGTAGTGAGTGACACAGATATGTCTTCATCAACAGTAGAGTCTGGATTTTTGGACCAGTCTCTCAGTGAATGGGGCACACAAAACAATGAAACTCAGCTATTGAAATCAACTAGCACTGGGTCATTTCAAGGCATATATGACTTGTTGGCTAATATGTCAGAATCAGCAGACATCTCTGAATTGTCTAAACAACAGGTTAACTCTGGATCTCAGGATTCATTGATGGAGGAAACGGCTGCGACAGGGCAATCAAATGTGCTTCACCCTGATTCAAGAGTTACATCAGAGGCTAAACATCCAAACCAAGAATTGGATAAATCACAAGAAAGAGTTGAAACAGTGGAGACTGAAACTGGATCACGGAAAGAGATTAATGCTGAGATAACAGATTTGGCACGGGATGATGCCTGGAAAGACACAGAAAAGGCAGATGTTAAGTCACTAACAGAAATGAGCGCTCCTTTCAAAGATGAGCCTCTCGAGATTACTCCGTGTGATTCTCCAGATGAAatcaaacacactgaaacagGACAAACTATAAGTGGCTCTGAGACTTCGTCAGTGGAGGGAAATGTGTTGACAGAATCGGTTTCACAAGGCGACACCTACACCGATTCCGAGAAGTTATTGAAGTTGCCCTCACTGGACAAACCACAGCCCGGATGGTCAGAAGACATTGCTGACTCATTTCCTGGACTGAACAGGGCTGGGGTGCCGACGACAGAGTCTGAAAATCAGATGGag TCATTGCAGGTCGACGCCTCTGTGCTGGACTTTACTGCGCAAAGGTCAAGAATTGCTGTTAAAAACCGTCGTGTAAGGCCCCCCAAAGATCCCCGCTCCCTGCTGCATATGCCCTCAGCGGATCCCACACCCTCTTCACATCTGCCAGTCAAAGTCCCTCCAGGTGTGCCTTTGGGAGGTTTGGGCATTGGAATAAAGCTGCCTG ggtTTGGTGCAGGTTTTCCTGTTTTAAAAAAGACGCGACAGGTGGCAAGAGATGAGAATAGCCAGGAAACCCTCCCACAG GAACCTGAGACAAAGCCAGAGGAGAAGAGTGACACTCCCAAGCAAGAGGAGGCACAACACAAACCTAAATGGATGCCACCAAGACATCCAGG ATTTGGAAATCCACTTATGTCTGAACTGAAGACCAAACTGAAGAAAACCACAAAAGAGTGA